The Cytophagia bacterium CHB2 genome includes a window with the following:
- a CDS encoding DUF3810 domain-containing protein: MSRTPKSAKRFLAVVALAAMLLLLIPVLARHPQFVETIYTRHLYFGLTGLLSTASSALPFSLSEISLYGFAISLVVILTHTLKQKLWESGLKKITLLVAIIISWFYLGWGYNYFRLPLDKQLGLTELEAEISGARFRENLLWCLNSANAHWRAMPNWSLRELDEKIEQSYHRVLLDLNLPMTPGKRRPKLLLVPAVLNYTLTSGIFGPFFHEVHLNSELLPIELPFVLAHEKAHQMGFAREAEANFLAALVCFASADSSVQYSGYFSLLGSFLTRASAVAEADSLRQLIRPEVRADFRVVRQRYQKYMGTISDMSHATYDAYLRANKIQEGIQNYSGVVELMMRWRAQQGLMQNRMRPMKPGEQPR; the protein is encoded by the coding sequence ATGAGCCGAACACCGAAATCCGCCAAGCGCTTCCTTGCTGTAGTCGCCTTGGCGGCGATGCTTTTGCTGCTCATTCCCGTTCTCGCGCGCCATCCCCAATTCGTTGAAACGATTTACACGCGCCATCTCTACTTTGGCCTGACCGGCTTGCTCTCGACGGCAAGTTCGGCGCTGCCATTCTCGCTATCAGAAATTTCGCTGTATGGATTTGCAATCTCGCTTGTGGTGATCCTCACGCATACCCTAAAACAAAAACTGTGGGAATCCGGCCTCAAGAAAATTACGCTGCTCGTTGCCATTATCATTTCGTGGTTCTATCTCGGTTGGGGCTATAATTATTTTCGCCTGCCACTCGACAAACAACTCGGCCTTACCGAACTAGAAGCAGAAATCTCTGGCGCGAGGTTTCGAGAAAATTTATTGTGGTGCTTGAACTCAGCCAACGCGCATTGGCGCGCTATGCCTAACTGGTCTTTGCGCGAGCTTGATGAGAAAATCGAACAAAGCTATCACCGCGTTTTGCTCGATTTGAATTTGCCCATGACGCCGGGCAAGCGCCGTCCCAAGCTTCTGTTGGTTCCTGCCGTGTTAAATTACACGTTGACCTCCGGCATTTTCGGACCGTTTTTTCACGAAGTCCATCTGAACTCCGAGCTATTGCCAATCGAGTTGCCGTTCGTGCTCGCGCATGAAAAGGCCCATCAAATGGGCTTTGCGCGCGAAGCTGAAGCAAACTTTCTCGCAGCGCTGGTGTGCTTTGCCAGCGCAGATTCCTCGGTGCAATACTCGGGCTATTTTTCCTTGCTCGGCAGTTTCTTGACTCGCGCATCAGCGGTTGCAGAGGCCGACTCGTTGCGCCAACTGATCCGGCCGGAAGTTCGCGCCGACTTTCGAGTAGTACGGCAGCGTTATCAAAAATACATGGGAACAATTTCAGACATGAGCCATGCAACTTATGACGCTTATTTGCGCGCCAATAAAATTCAGGAAGGTATACAAAATTATAGCGGAGTCGTGGAGTTGATGATGCGCTGGCGAGCGCAACAGGGGCTTATGCAAAACAGAATGCGGCCAATGAAGCCCGGCGAACAGCCTCGATAA